Proteins from a single region of Primulina tabacum isolate GXHZ01 chromosome 5, ASM2559414v2, whole genome shotgun sequence:
- the LOC142544190 gene encoding uncharacterized protein LOC142544190, with the protein MTLYNWLQAKERGPIFKPIMQRIDPICKRWHKPPLHFLKCNTDAAIFTNNNAFGLSSVLRDENGEFMACRVQHELGNPMVKECEVLALINAITWIQEMNLTNVIFELDAKNVVDAINSPADDATEFGSLVHQCKLLLNQGTAFSVQFHIDKQMV; encoded by the coding sequence ATGACACTGTATAACTGGCTACAAGCAAAAGAAAGAGGACCTATATTCAAGCCGATCATGCAAAGGATTGACCCAATTTGTAAAAGATGGCACAAACCTCCCCTTCATTTCCTGAAATGCAACACGGATGCAGCCATCTTCACGAACAATAATGCATTCGGCCTTAGCAGTGTCTTGCGAGACGAAAATGGAGAATTTATGGCTTGTCGAGTGCAACACGAACTTGGAAATCCAATGGTGAAAGAATGTGAAGTCCTTGCCCTAATCAATGCCATAACCTGGATACAAGAAATGAACTTGACAAATGTGATTTTTGAACTTGATGCAAAGAATGTTGTGGATGCTATCAACTCCCCCGCCGACGACGCTACCGAGTTTGGATCTCTTGTGCACCAATGCAAGCTGCTACTGAATCAAGGAACCGCATTCTCGGTTCAATTCCATATAGACAAGCAAATGGTGTAG
- the LOC142547122 gene encoding casein kinase 1-like protein HD16 codes for MPELRSGARRSKRLVDLQPAHQPANPEENCVAPVQNRTRRRGRGRGRGDAAAVTKGPSAVTPARPTAAGRGRGIRLIDLDPEPPCEVLPHPVGLGAGEQPLNVIGGVEEKEIGMDGGSADKVMGVEEEVSATPVPDRVQVGNSPMYKTERKLGKGGFGQVYVGRRVSGGTERTGPDAIEVALKFEHRNSKGCNYGPPYEWQVYNTLNGCYGIPWVHYKGRQGDFYILVMDMLGPSLWDVWNSLGQSMSPSMVACIAVEAISILEKLHLKGFVHGDVKPENFLLGQPASADEKKLYLIDLGLASKWKDASSGQHVEYDQRPDIFRGTIRYASVHAHLGRTGSRRDDLESLAYTLIFLIKGRLPWQGYQGDNKSFLVCKKKMATSPELMCCFCPAPFKQFLEAVTNMKFDEEPNYPKLISFFESLIEPCTSLRPIRIDGALKVGQKRGRMLINLEDDEQPKKKVRLGSPATQWISVYNARRPMKQRYHYNVADSRLRQHVEKGNEDGLHISCVASALNLWALIMDAGTGFSSQVYELSAVFLHKDWIMEQWEKNYYISAIAGAANGSSLVVMSKGTPYTQQSYKVSESFPFKWINKKWKEGFHVTSMTTAGSRWGVVMSRNSGYSEQVVELDFLYPSEGIHRRWENGYRITSMAATADQAAFILSVPRRKIMDEAQETLRTSAFPSTHVKEKWSKNLYIASICYGRTVC; via the exons ATGCCGGAATTGCGTAGCGGAGCACGGAGATCAAAACGGCTTGTTGATCTCCAGCCTGCACATCAACCCGCTAATCCAGAAGAGAATTGTGTTGCACCTGTTCAGAATAGAACGAGGAGGAGAGGTAGAGGTAGAGGTAGAGGGGATGCAGCTGCTGTAACTAAAGGGCCATCTGCAGTAACGCCAGCTAGGCCAACTGCTGCTGGTCGTGGTCGGGGCATCAGGTTGATAGATTTAGACCCAGAACCACCTTGTGAGGTTCTCCCACATCCTGTTGGCCTTGGTGCTGGGGAACAGCCTCTCAACGTAATAGGGGGTGTTGAAGAAAAGGAAATTGGCATGGACGGTGGGAGTGCAGATAAAGTAATGGGAGTTGAAGAAGAAGTGAGCGCTACTCCAGTACCAGATAGg GTACAAGTGGGCAATTCTCCCATGTATAAGACAGAAAGGAAATTAGGTAAGGGTGGATTTGGCCAAGTTTATGTTGGCCGAAGGGTAAGTGGTGGCACAGAAAGAACAGGACCAGATGCAATCGAG GTCGCACTTAAGTTTGAACACCGAAATAGCAAAGGCTGCAATTATGGCCCTCCGTATGAATGGCAGGTGTACAA CACACTGAATGGATGCTATGGGATTCCATGGGTTCACTACAAGGGTCGTCAAGGAGATTTTTACATCTTG GTCATGGACATGCTTGGACCCAGTCTTTGGGATGTTTGGAATTCCTTGGGCCAGTC AATGTCTCCAAGTATGGTGGCTTGCATCGCTGTTGAGGCTATATCTATTCTTGAAAAGCTTCATCTTAAGGG ATTCGTGCATGGAGATGTGAAACCAGAGAACTTTTTACTTGGTCAACCTGCGTCTGCTGATGAGAAAAAGCTGTATCTCATTGATCTTGGTTTGG CTTCTAAGTGGAAAGATGCATCATCTGGTCAGCATGTTGAATATGATCAGAGGCCAGATATATTCAG AGGCACAATAAGATATGCTAGTGTACATGCACACCTGGGCCGCACAGGAAGCAGGAGGGATGATCTCGAGTCATTAGCATACACGCTGATATTTCTGATAAAGGGAAGGTTACCTTGGCAAGGCTATCAG GGTGACAACAAGAGTTTTCTAGTCTGTAAAAAGAAAATGGCCACGTCTCCGGAGTTGATGTGTTGCTTTTGCCCAGCTCCATTTAAGCAGTTCCTTGAGGCTGTTACTAATATGAAGTTTGACGAGGAGCCAAATTACCCGAAATTGATATCTTTTTTTGAGAGTCTAATTGAACCATGCACATCATTGAGACCGATACGAATTGATGGAGCACTCAAG GTTGGACAAAAGCGTGGGAGAATGCTCATTAACTTGGAAGATGATGAGCAACCAAAAAAGAAAGTACGTCTTGGTAGCCCAGCTACTCAGTGGATTTCAGTTTATAATGCTCGGCGACCCATGAAACAGAG ATACCACTACAATGTCGCAGACTCAAGGCTCCGTCAACATGTAGAGAAGGGCAATGAAGATGGCTTACATATCAGCTGTGTAGCATCAGCTTTAAACCTCTGGGCCTTGATCATGGATGCTGGGACAGGTTTCAGTTCACAAGTGTATGAGCTTTCTGCTGTCTTTCTTCACAAG GATTGGATCATGGAGCAGTGGGAGAAAAATTATTACATCAGTGCAATAGCTGGTGCAGCTAATGGAAGTTCACTGGTGGTTATGTCTAAAG GAACTCCTTATACCCAACAGTCGTATAAAGTTAGCGAATCATTTCCATTCAAGTGGATTAATAAAAAGTGGAAGGAAGGTTTCCATGTCACATCCATGACTACCGCCGGCAGTCGCTGGGGTGTTGTAATGTCCCGAAATTCTGGATATTCTGAGCAG GTTGTGGAGCTTGATTTTCTCTATCCTAGTGAGGGAATACATCGTCGATGGGAAAATGGCTACAGAATAACCTCCATGGCTGCTACAGCTGATCAAGCGGCCTTCATACTTAGTGTACCCAGACGTAAAATCATGGATGAGGCTCAGGAGACCCTTCGGACATCTGCCTTCCCTAGCACCCACGTAAAG GAGAAGTGGTCCAAAAATCTCTACATAGCATCAATATGCTACGGTCGTACCGTTTGCTGA
- the LOC142547126 gene encoding uncharacterized protein LOC142547126 has protein sequence MCPLRFILVFFSAILAAYLAWNSLTSSQEFTSSEDLSQHDNETSTKHKQRFHLFKMTQNGFWVLIDMASGRYLWRSIKQVKQTGSVRVAAS, from the exons ATGTGCCCTCTGAGATTCATCTTGGTGTTCTTCTCTGCGATACTGGCAGCTTATTTGGCATGGAATTCCTTAACTTCTTCCCAGGAATTCACATCTTCAGAAGATTTATCCCAACATGACAATGAGACTTCTACTAAACACAAACAAAGATTTCACCTTTTCAAG ATGACGCAAAATGGATTCTGGGTGTTGATCGATATGGCAAGTGGACGTTACCTGTGGCGTAGCATCAAACAAGTTAAACAGACGGGAAGTGTAAGGGTAGCAGCAAGTTAG
- the LOC142547124 gene encoding uncharacterized protein LOC142547124 isoform X1 gives MQAYGYFVMGRTSQSRSRPQFTASAAANGQRNHYAVLGVSPNASTSDIKRAYRLLALKYHPDVNKEVGASEAFKSIRLAYDILIKEITRNEYDRALQRHESARRPLGDEWDSNLAYEGGMRFYKWASDRRKMRNEKYWEQYCNKEEQFYKNPSKFSEKEKLNEERDSFVEVLRSAFLSLFLMRTVGVRLSLTFSSLVALIDHKLDAGYKFGYLLAWTIGGRGGILLSMFLSFASWVCGKTSSSVVALVVIAMWFGSTLAGYIPLPQGALLTLLYMSIKLQVDLN, from the exons ATGCAGGCCTACGGGTACTTCGTGATGGGCCGCACCTCCCAGAGCCGGAGCCGACCTCAATTCACTGCGTCCGCCGCCGCCAACGGACAGCGGAATCACTATGCCGTGCTGGGGGTCTCGCCAAACGCTTCCACCAGCGATATTAAGAGAGCCTATCGTCTCCTCGCTCTCAAG TATCACCCTGATGTTAACAAGGAAGTAGGAGCAAGCGAGGCTTTCAAGAGTATCCGCCTTGCATATGAT ATTCTGATCAAGGAAATAACAAGAAATGAGTATGATCGAGCCTTGCAACGTCACGAAAGTGCCAGAAGGCCTTTGGGTGATGAATGGGACTCTAATCTGGCTTATGAAGGTGGAATGAGGTTTTATAAATGGGCTTCCGATAGGCGTAAAAtgagaaatgagaaatattGGGAGCAATATTGTAATAAAGAAGAGCAATTTTATAAAAACCCCAGCAAGTTTTCTGAGAAAGAAAAGCTAAATGAGGAGAGAGACTCTTTCGTCGAGGTGCTAAGATCAGCTTTCCTCTCTCTGTTTTTGATGCGGACTGTGGGAGTCCGATTATCTCTCACATTTAGCAGCCTTGTGGCTTTGATTGACCACAAACTGGATGCAGGATATAAGTTTGGTTATTTACTCGCCTGGACTATAGGAGGGAGAGGTGGTATTTTGCTTTCCATGTTCCTGTCATTTGCAAGTTGGGTTTGTGGCAAAACAAGTAGCAGTGTTGTTGCTCTGGTGGTAATTGCCATGTGGTTTGGCTCAACTCTTGCAGGGTATATTCCCCTGCCCCAAGGTGCTCTCCTGACTCTTTTGTATATGTCAATAAAGCTACAAGTTGATCTAAACTAA
- the LOC142547124 gene encoding uncharacterized protein LOC142547124 isoform X2: MQAYGYFVMGRTSQSRSRPQFTASAAANGQRNHYAVLGVSPNASTSDIKRAYRLLALKILIKEITRNEYDRALQRHESARRPLGDEWDSNLAYEGGMRFYKWASDRRKMRNEKYWEQYCNKEEQFYKNPSKFSEKEKLNEERDSFVEVLRSAFLSLFLMRTVGVRLSLTFSSLVALIDHKLDAGYKFGYLLAWTIGGRGGILLSMFLSFASWVCGKTSSSVVALVVIAMWFGSTLAGYIPLPQGALLTLLYMSIKLQVDLN, from the exons ATGCAGGCCTACGGGTACTTCGTGATGGGCCGCACCTCCCAGAGCCGGAGCCGACCTCAATTCACTGCGTCCGCCGCCGCCAACGGACAGCGGAATCACTATGCCGTGCTGGGGGTCTCGCCAAACGCTTCCACCAGCGATATTAAGAGAGCCTATCGTCTCCTCGCTCTCAAG ATTCTGATCAAGGAAATAACAAGAAATGAGTATGATCGAGCCTTGCAACGTCACGAAAGTGCCAGAAGGCCTTTGGGTGATGAATGGGACTCTAATCTGGCTTATGAAGGTGGAATGAGGTTTTATAAATGGGCTTCCGATAGGCGTAAAAtgagaaatgagaaatattGGGAGCAATATTGTAATAAAGAAGAGCAATTTTATAAAAACCCCAGCAAGTTTTCTGAGAAAGAAAAGCTAAATGAGGAGAGAGACTCTTTCGTCGAGGTGCTAAGATCAGCTTTCCTCTCTCTGTTTTTGATGCGGACTGTGGGAGTCCGATTATCTCTCACATTTAGCAGCCTTGTGGCTTTGATTGACCACAAACTGGATGCAGGATATAAGTTTGGTTATTTACTCGCCTGGACTATAGGAGGGAGAGGTGGTATTTTGCTTTCCATGTTCCTGTCATTTGCAAGTTGGGTTTGTGGCAAAACAAGTAGCAGTGTTGTTGCTCTGGTGGTAATTGCCATGTGGTTTGGCTCAACTCTTGCAGGGTATATTCCCCTGCCCCAAGGTGCTCTCCTGACTCTTTTGTATATGTCAATAAAGCTACAAGTTGATCTAAACTAA
- the LOC142547125 gene encoding adenylyl-sulfate kinase 3-like: MSSVGNSTNIFWHECPISKLDREKLLNQQGCVVWITGLSGSGKSTLACSLGRQLHSRGKLSYVLDGDNLRHGLNKNLGFSPEHRTENIRRVGEVAKLFADGGLICIASLISPYRKDRDACRALLPEDNFIEVFLNMPLELCEGRDPKGLYKLARAGKIKGFTGIDDPYEPPLNCEIELLQKDGICPTPNEMAGEVVSYLDDKGYLVAHPPVMTNHFT, translated from the exons atgtcTTCTGTGGGCAATTCAACTAACATCTTTTGGCACGAATGTCCCATCTCGAAGCTCGATAGGGAAAAACTGCTTAATCAACAGGGGTGTGTTGTATGGATCACTGGTCTCAGTGGATCAG GAAAAAGCACACTTGCATGTTCACTCGGCAGACAGTTGCATTCTCGTGGTAAACTCTCCTATGTTCTTGATGGGGACAACCTTAGGCATGGCCTAAACAAGAACTTGGGTTTCTCACCAGAACATCGAACTGAAAATATACGTAGGGTCG GTGAAGTGGCAAAGCTCTTTGCTGACGGTGGGTTAATTTGCATTGCTAGTCTTATATCTCCTTACCGTAAAGACCGAGATGCTTGTCGTGCCCTGTTACCAGAAGATAATTTTATTGAG GTCTTTCTGAACATGCCTCTTGAGTTATGTGAAGGCCGAGATCCCAAAGGTCTTTACAAGCTTGCACGGGCTGGGAAGATCAAAG GTTTCACTGGAATAGATGATCCTTATGAACCTCCTTTGAACTGTGAG ATTGAATTACTACAGAAGGATGGAATCTGCCCCACACCCAATGAGATGGCTGGTGAAGTGGTGTCTTACTTGGATGATAAAGGATATCTCGTAGCCCATCCCCCTGTGATGACCAATCATTTCACTTAA